The Lucilia cuprina isolate Lc7/37 chromosome 5, ASM2204524v1, whole genome shotgun sequence genome includes a window with the following:
- the LOC111690950 gene encoding uncharacterized protein LOC111690950 isoform X1, with amino-acid sequence MEQIEYTRTVVPSSMRSPYWKYFGFPSDSGNNILTRQKIVCTICNTAIAYNKNTSNLRTHLMSKHVEIFQKIVTASSDLVPKQDLNAEEQITMTKERVIICDPKNVNSNSVNNSANIKRRRSGETGNFVETFLTIPEYCSNMETRACNIQSENNSNSMISKVVDVEIQSTDYITFAPANGEEAAEAAEDSLANAENVNVTKNEEIFTYTDVELHDQQEQQLHSMDIMLADMVQADLLPLDTLENNGFCKYNQQLTGVKLDHDTVKRVMEVIEMRFVNTNQVVTAHVVRISQIQPYSLSVETYQDNDGQNVLHIYFNYISDSQMDLISILYISSTICTKPINISDLLIDLDLKNCCGVVVPCLDNVNDCLLEFTKCLDLPLIECLESMLTSCLHKIFEQSDFSEDYQTFLKQMLENASQTQQMKSFLRPRCHWNRLNFLDHIFKNKQFEKWAEFRESFEYLKPLKMALDIITDEHLPLCTLVRPLIIKLFEEHFSSINHEESVKIFKIQKILEKELYERVMVQSFLNEATFFDTRFHRDFALQESSFDITNIKSQVHKRFKHILQVFYINKTQNVKTEQNSTDSSISARKCSSLKSFFKRDVTFTNTDINADLKTNLDLEFEQYQTEQCLDLDQSPALWWHQKSDNYKELSKVAKRYLTIPCCCLPRLCRVDMEQRYFKLDRRKNLSQFCNVESKLWYLYYNDAVAELI; translated from the exons ATGGAACAAATAGAGTACACACGAACGGTGGTACCATCTTCAATGCGAAGCCCTTATTggaaatattttggtttccccTCAGACAGTGGTAACAATATACTTACGCggcaaaaaattgtttgtactATTTGCAATACTGCCATTGCTTACAACAAGAATACCTCCAACTTGAGGACACATTTAATGTCCAAACatgttgaaatatttcaaaaaattgtaacaGCATCGAGTGACTTGGTTCCAAAACAGGATTTAAATGCTGAAGAACAAATAACTATGACCAAAGAAAGAGTGATAATTTGTGATCCAAAAAATGTTAATAGTAATAGTGTAAATAATAGTGCTAACATCAAAAGACGGCGCAGTGGGGAAACGGGAAATTttgttgaaacatttttaacgATACCCGAATATTGTTCCAATATGGAAACTCGTGCATGTAATATTCAgagtgaaaataattctaattcTATGATAAGTAAAGTGGTAGATGTGGAAATACAAAGTACAGATTACATTACTTTTGCTCCAGCAAATGGAGAGGAAGCAGCAGAAGCCGCCGAAGACAGTTTGGCAAATGCTGAAAATGTGAATGTGACTAAAAATGaggaaatatttacatacactgATGTTGAACTACATGACCAGCAAGAACAACAGCTGCACTCCATGGATATAATGCTAGCAGATATGGTACAAGCAGATCTTTTGCCGTTGGACACATTAGAGAACAATGGTTTTTGTAAATACAATCAGCAGTTGACTGGTGTGAAGCTTGATCATGACACCGTTAAGCGTGTAATGGAAGTTATAGAAATGCGTTTTGTAAACACCAATCAAGTAGTCACTGCTCATGTGGTTCGTATATCACAAATTCAACCATATTCTTTAAGTGTAGAAACTTACCAGGACAATGATGGCCAGAACGtcctacatatatattttaactataTAAGTGACAGCCAGATGGATTTAATCAGCATTCTATATATAAGCAGCACAATTTGCACCAAACCTATCAATATCTCCGACCTTTTAATAGATCTAGATCTTAAAAATTGTTGCGGTGTGGTGGTACCCTGCTTAGATAATGTTAATGATTGTCTTTTAGAGTTTACAAAATGTCTGG ATTTGCCATTAATAGAATGTTTAGAATCTATGCTAACAAGTTGTTTGcacaaaatttttgaacaaagcGATTTTTCGGAGGACtaccaaacatttttaaagcaaatgcTTGAAAATGCaagt CAAACCCAACAAATGAAGTCCTTTCTTCGACCACGATGTCATTGGAATAGATTGAATTTTTTGGACcatatatttaagaataaacaatttgaaaaatggGCCGAATTTAGGGAATCTTTTGAATACCTTAAACCATTAAAG aTGGCATTGGATATAATTACGGACGAACATTTGCCTTTGTGTACACTAGTGCGTCCGttgattataaaattgtttgaagAACATTTTAGTTCCATAAATCATGAAGaatctgtaaaaatatttaagatacaGAAGATATTGGAAAAAGAGTTATATGAAAG AGTAATGGtacaaagttttcttaatgaagCCACATTTTTTGACACGAGATTTCATCGTGACTTTGCTCTTCAGGAATCAAGCTTCGACATAACCAATATTAAATCTCAAGTACACAAacgttttaaacatattttacaagttttctatataaataagacACAAAATGTTAAGACTGAACAGAATTCCACCGATTCTTCGATAAGCGCTCGGAAATGTAGTA gtttaaagtcattttttaaacGTGACGTTACGTTCACAAATACCGATATTAATgcagatttaaaaacaaacttagaTTTGGAGTTTGAACAATATCAAACAGAGCAGTGTTTGGATTTAGACCAATCACCTGCTTTATGGTGGCATCAGAAATCTGATAACTACAAAGAGTTATCGAAAGTGGCTAAACGATATTTGACAATACCCTGTTGTTGCCTGCCGCGTTTGTGTCGCGTAGATATGGAACAAAGGTATTTTAAACTGGATCGTCGGAAAAACTTAAGTCAGTTTTGCAATGTTGAAAGTAAATTATGGTACTTGTACTACAATGATGCTGTTGCAGAACtgatataa
- the LOC111690950 gene encoding uncharacterized protein LOC111690950 isoform X2, which yields MEQIEYTRTVVPSSMRSPYWKYFGFPSDSGNNILTRQKIVCTICNTAIAYNKNTSNLRTHLMSKHVEIFQKIVTASSDLVPKQDLNAEEQITMTKERVIICDPKNVNSNSVNNSANIKRRRSGETGNFVETFLTIPEYCSNMETRACNIQSENNSNSMISKVVDVEIQSTDYITFAPANGEEAAEAAEDSLANAENVNVTKNEEIFTYTDVELHDQQEQQLHSMDIMLADMVQADLLPLDTLENNGFCKYNQQLTGVKLDHDTVKRVMEVIEMRFVNTNQVVTAHVVRISQIQPYSLSVETYQDNDGQNVLHIYFNYISDSQMDLISILYISSTICTKPINISDLLIDLDLKNCCGVVVPCLDNVNDCLLEFTKCLDLPLIECLESMLTSCLHKIFEQSDFSEDYQTFLKQMLENQTQQMKSFLRPRCHWNRLNFLDHIFKNKQFEKWAEFRESFEYLKPLKMALDIITDEHLPLCTLVRPLIIKLFEEHFSSINHEESVKIFKIQKILEKELYERVMVQSFLNEATFFDTRFHRDFALQESSFDITNIKSQVHKRFKHILQVFYINKTQNVKTEQNSTDSSISARKCSSLKSFFKRDVTFTNTDINADLKTNLDLEFEQYQTEQCLDLDQSPALWWHQKSDNYKELSKVAKRYLTIPCCCLPRLCRVDMEQRYFKLDRRKNLSQFCNVESKLWYLYYNDAVAELI from the exons ATGGAACAAATAGAGTACACACGAACGGTGGTACCATCTTCAATGCGAAGCCCTTATTggaaatattttggtttccccTCAGACAGTGGTAACAATATACTTACGCggcaaaaaattgtttgtactATTTGCAATACTGCCATTGCTTACAACAAGAATACCTCCAACTTGAGGACACATTTAATGTCCAAACatgttgaaatatttcaaaaaattgtaacaGCATCGAGTGACTTGGTTCCAAAACAGGATTTAAATGCTGAAGAACAAATAACTATGACCAAAGAAAGAGTGATAATTTGTGATCCAAAAAATGTTAATAGTAATAGTGTAAATAATAGTGCTAACATCAAAAGACGGCGCAGTGGGGAAACGGGAAATTttgttgaaacatttttaacgATACCCGAATATTGTTCCAATATGGAAACTCGTGCATGTAATATTCAgagtgaaaataattctaattcTATGATAAGTAAAGTGGTAGATGTGGAAATACAAAGTACAGATTACATTACTTTTGCTCCAGCAAATGGAGAGGAAGCAGCAGAAGCCGCCGAAGACAGTTTGGCAAATGCTGAAAATGTGAATGTGACTAAAAATGaggaaatatttacatacactgATGTTGAACTACATGACCAGCAAGAACAACAGCTGCACTCCATGGATATAATGCTAGCAGATATGGTACAAGCAGATCTTTTGCCGTTGGACACATTAGAGAACAATGGTTTTTGTAAATACAATCAGCAGTTGACTGGTGTGAAGCTTGATCATGACACCGTTAAGCGTGTAATGGAAGTTATAGAAATGCGTTTTGTAAACACCAATCAAGTAGTCACTGCTCATGTGGTTCGTATATCACAAATTCAACCATATTCTTTAAGTGTAGAAACTTACCAGGACAATGATGGCCAGAACGtcctacatatatattttaactataTAAGTGACAGCCAGATGGATTTAATCAGCATTCTATATATAAGCAGCACAATTTGCACCAAACCTATCAATATCTCCGACCTTTTAATAGATCTAGATCTTAAAAATTGTTGCGGTGTGGTGGTACCCTGCTTAGATAATGTTAATGATTGTCTTTTAGAGTTTACAAAATGTCTGG ATTTGCCATTAATAGAATGTTTAGAATCTATGCTAACAAGTTGTTTGcacaaaatttttgaacaaagcGATTTTTCGGAGGACtaccaaacatttttaaagcaaatgcTTGAAAAT CAAACCCAACAAATGAAGTCCTTTCTTCGACCACGATGTCATTGGAATAGATTGAATTTTTTGGACcatatatttaagaataaacaatttgaaaaatggGCCGAATTTAGGGAATCTTTTGAATACCTTAAACCATTAAAG aTGGCATTGGATATAATTACGGACGAACATTTGCCTTTGTGTACACTAGTGCGTCCGttgattataaaattgtttgaagAACATTTTAGTTCCATAAATCATGAAGaatctgtaaaaatatttaagatacaGAAGATATTGGAAAAAGAGTTATATGAAAG AGTAATGGtacaaagttttcttaatgaagCCACATTTTTTGACACGAGATTTCATCGTGACTTTGCTCTTCAGGAATCAAGCTTCGACATAACCAATATTAAATCTCAAGTACACAAacgttttaaacatattttacaagttttctatataaataagacACAAAATGTTAAGACTGAACAGAATTCCACCGATTCTTCGATAAGCGCTCGGAAATGTAGTA gtttaaagtcattttttaaacGTGACGTTACGTTCACAAATACCGATATTAATgcagatttaaaaacaaacttagaTTTGGAGTTTGAACAATATCAAACAGAGCAGTGTTTGGATTTAGACCAATCACCTGCTTTATGGTGGCATCAGAAATCTGATAACTACAAAGAGTTATCGAAAGTGGCTAAACGATATTTGACAATACCCTGTTGTTGCCTGCCGCGTTTGTGTCGCGTAGATATGGAACAAAGGTATTTTAAACTGGATCGTCGGAAAAACTTAAGTCAGTTTTGCAATGTTGAAAGTAAATTATGGTACTTGTACTACAATGATGCTGTTGCAGAACtgatataa
- the LOC111690867 gene encoding protein kinase C and casein kinase substrate in neurons protein 1 isoform X1 codes for MFLLSRGFGCCGIFLCDFFYKRKMSHHSDDQLLEAGSDSFWEPGNYKRTTKRIEDGYKLCNDLQQLIQERADIEKSYAKSLRAWSKKWGELIEKGPEYGTTEAAWKGVLTESERISDVHMKIKENLCSDVSSQIKSWQKDNYHHTLMQIKERKDMEDLFKKAQKSWAKLLAKVEKAKAEYHAACKTEKSATNQERNATADSSLSPDQVKKMHDRVQKTKDQVQKCREKYEQAIAEITKYNSVYIEDMTSVFEKCQTMEKTRLQFFKEVLFNLHAVLDLTKVPSLPQIYEEFYHTINNADHQKDLKWWSNNHGVNMAMNWPAFVEYTEEFRDIAKGSKSKEALPAAPITLINQRPVNEDLHEYSGSSSLKKSNNTSSTLKSTGKQQQPDSSATSPTSIAATTTASSVGPTTTSKTNTNAHNRNSSVTNGKSNSTEANPFEEEEEWDEGDNVLVDNGEPGVPVKALYDYEGAESDELTFKQGDVFEKLEDEDEQGWCKGRMNGRVGLYPANYVELIHA; via the exons atgtttttgcttAGTAGAGGCTTTGGGTGTTGCGGAATttttttgtgtgattttttttataaacg aaaaatgtcgCACCACAGCGATGATCAATTATTAGAAGCTGGCAGTGATTCCTTTTGGGAGCCTGGAAATTATAAAAGAACTACAAAACGCATAGAAGATGGCTATAA acTTTGTAACGACTTGCAACAATTAATACAAGAGAGAGCAGATATTGAAAAATCCTATGCAAAAAGCTTACGAGCATGGTCGAAAAAATGGGGTGAACTGATAGAAAAAg gTCCAGAATATGGTACTACGGAGGCTGCCTGGAAGGGCGTTCTTACCGAATCAGAACGCATTTCAGATGTAcatatgaaaattaaagaaaatctttgcAGTGACGTAAGTTCACAAATAAAATCATGGCAAAAGGACAACTATCACCACACTCTAATGCAAATCAAAGAGCGCAAAGATATGGAAGATCTATTTAAGAAGGCTCAAAAATCGTGGGCTAAACTACTGGCTAAAGTTGAAAAAGCCAAGGCTGAATATCATGCTGCTTGCAAGACAGAAAAAAGTGCCACGAATCAAGAACGTAATGCCACCGCCGATAGTTCATTATCACCCGATCAG GTAAAGAAGATGCATGATCGTGTACAGAAAACTAAGGATCAAGTGCAAAAGTGTCGTGAAAAATATGAACAAGCCATTGCTGAAATAACCAAATATAATTCTGTGTACATAGAGGATATGACTTCGGTATTCGAAAAGTGCCAAACAATGGAAAAGACACGTTTGCAATTctttaaagaagttttatttaACTTACATGCTGTTCTTGATCTTACAAAGGTACCAAG ctTACCGCAAATTTACGAAGAGTTTTATCATACTATAAACAATGCCGATCATCAAAAGGACTTGAAGTGGTGGTCAAACAATCATGGTGTTAACATGGCTATGAATTGGCCCGCATTTGtg GAATATACAGAAGAATTCCGCGATATAGCTAAGGGAAGCAAGTCTAAAGAGGCATTACCAGCAGCCCCTATAACATTGATTAACCAAAGGCCTGTTAATGAAGATTTGCAT GAATATTCGGGTTCATCTAGTTTGAAGAAATCAAATAATACGTCTTCTACATTGAAATCGACTGGAAAACAACAGCAGCCAGACTCTTCAGCTACCTCTCCCACATCAATAGCAGCAACCACAACAGCGTCGTCAGTGGGGCCTACAACGACAAGTAAAACTAATACAAATGCCCATAATCGTAATTCAAGCGTAAC TAATGGCAAATCAAATTCTACTGAAGCAAATCCCTTCGAAGAGGAAGAAGAATGGGACGAGGGTGACAATGTTTTAGTGGATAATGGTGAACCTGGTGTTCCCGTTAAGGCGTTATACGATTACGAAGGAGCTGAAAGTGATGAATTAACATTTAAGCAAG GAGATGTTTTTGAGAAATTAGAAGATGAAGACGAACAAGGTTGGTGTAAGGGACGTATGAATGGCCGGGTTGGCTTGTATCCCGCCAATTATGTTGAGCTTATACACGCGTAA
- the LOC111690867 gene encoding protein kinase C and casein kinase substrate in neurons protein 1 isoform X2 translates to MSHHSDDQLLEAGSDSFWEPGNYKRTTKRIEDGYKLCNDLQQLIQERADIEKSYAKSLRAWSKKWGELIEKGPEYGTTEAAWKGVLTESERISDVHMKIKENLCSDVSSQIKSWQKDNYHHTLMQIKERKDMEDLFKKAQKSWAKLLAKVEKAKAEYHAACKTEKSATNQERNATADSSLSPDQVKKMHDRVQKTKDQVQKCREKYEQAIAEITKYNSVYIEDMTSVFEKCQTMEKTRLQFFKEVLFNLHAVLDLTKVPSLPQIYEEFYHTINNADHQKDLKWWSNNHGVNMAMNWPAFVEYTEEFRDIAKGSKSKEALPAAPITLINQRPVNEDLHEYSGSSSLKKSNNTSSTLKSTGKQQQPDSSATSPTSIAATTTASSVGPTTTSKTNTNAHNRNSSVTNGKSNSTEANPFEEEEEWDEGDNVLVDNGEPGVPVKALYDYEGAESDELTFKQGDVFEKLEDEDEQGWCKGRMNGRVGLYPANYVELIHA, encoded by the exons atgtcgCACCACAGCGATGATCAATTATTAGAAGCTGGCAGTGATTCCTTTTGGGAGCCTGGAAATTATAAAAGAACTACAAAACGCATAGAAGATGGCTATAA acTTTGTAACGACTTGCAACAATTAATACAAGAGAGAGCAGATATTGAAAAATCCTATGCAAAAAGCTTACGAGCATGGTCGAAAAAATGGGGTGAACTGATAGAAAAAg gTCCAGAATATGGTACTACGGAGGCTGCCTGGAAGGGCGTTCTTACCGAATCAGAACGCATTTCAGATGTAcatatgaaaattaaagaaaatctttgcAGTGACGTAAGTTCACAAATAAAATCATGGCAAAAGGACAACTATCACCACACTCTAATGCAAATCAAAGAGCGCAAAGATATGGAAGATCTATTTAAGAAGGCTCAAAAATCGTGGGCTAAACTACTGGCTAAAGTTGAAAAAGCCAAGGCTGAATATCATGCTGCTTGCAAGACAGAAAAAAGTGCCACGAATCAAGAACGTAATGCCACCGCCGATAGTTCATTATCACCCGATCAG GTAAAGAAGATGCATGATCGTGTACAGAAAACTAAGGATCAAGTGCAAAAGTGTCGTGAAAAATATGAACAAGCCATTGCTGAAATAACCAAATATAATTCTGTGTACATAGAGGATATGACTTCGGTATTCGAAAAGTGCCAAACAATGGAAAAGACACGTTTGCAATTctttaaagaagttttatttaACTTACATGCTGTTCTTGATCTTACAAAGGTACCAAG ctTACCGCAAATTTACGAAGAGTTTTATCATACTATAAACAATGCCGATCATCAAAAGGACTTGAAGTGGTGGTCAAACAATCATGGTGTTAACATGGCTATGAATTGGCCCGCATTTGtg GAATATACAGAAGAATTCCGCGATATAGCTAAGGGAAGCAAGTCTAAAGAGGCATTACCAGCAGCCCCTATAACATTGATTAACCAAAGGCCTGTTAATGAAGATTTGCAT GAATATTCGGGTTCATCTAGTTTGAAGAAATCAAATAATACGTCTTCTACATTGAAATCGACTGGAAAACAACAGCAGCCAGACTCTTCAGCTACCTCTCCCACATCAATAGCAGCAACCACAACAGCGTCGTCAGTGGGGCCTACAACGACAAGTAAAACTAATACAAATGCCCATAATCGTAATTCAAGCGTAAC TAATGGCAAATCAAATTCTACTGAAGCAAATCCCTTCGAAGAGGAAGAAGAATGGGACGAGGGTGACAATGTTTTAGTGGATAATGGTGAACCTGGTGTTCCCGTTAAGGCGTTATACGATTACGAAGGAGCTGAAAGTGATGAATTAACATTTAAGCAAG GAGATGTTTTTGAGAAATTAGAAGATGAAGACGAACAAGGTTGGTGTAAGGGACGTATGAATGGCCGGGTTGGCTTGTATCCCGCCAATTATGTTGAGCTTATACACGCGTAA